Proteins encoded in a region of the Streptomyces sp. NBC_01471 genome:
- a CDS encoding enediyne antibiotic chromoprotein gives MPFVPHGMIMNFKSTPMKIALAAAAALGLSMTAVPTVTAQARAFAPQVTVVPATNLAPTAIVRVHMTGFKPGKSVVVQQCAEVSAGVYACDNDPETETLNDKGDGSSAVRVHREFEAHLDNGDPVGTVNCNTTELGCFVSVPNSEGRTTAPIDFQ, from the coding sequence GTGCCGTTCGTTCCACACGGCATGATCATGAACTTCAAGTCGACGCCGATGAAGATCGCACTCGCCGCAGCAGCGGCCCTCGGCCTGTCGATGACGGCCGTACCAACAGTGACCGCCCAGGCGCGAGCCTTCGCACCCCAGGTCACCGTGGTCCCCGCCACCAACCTGGCCCCGACCGCCATTGTCAGGGTCCACATGACCGGCTTCAAACCTGGGAAATCGGTAGTCGTCCAGCAATGCGCAGAGGTAAGCGCGGGGGTTTACGCCTGCGACAACGACCCCGAAACTGAGACCCTCAACGACAAGGGCGACGGCAGCTCCGCAGTGCGAGTGCACCGCGAGTTCGAAGCACACCTCGACAACGGTGACCCGGTCGGCACCGTCAACTGCAACACGACCGAACTCGGCTGCTTCGTCTCCGTCCCCAACTCCGAAGGCAGAACGACCGCGCCGATCGACTTCCAGTAA
- a CDS encoding transposase, with the protein MSQNVMADPKWADTFTEAGRCTLSPLFWTHVNPYGRFELNMNRRLDLALTARTVPGTRTPRR; encoded by the coding sequence ATGTCGCAGAACGTGATGGCCGACCCGAAGTGGGCCGACACCTTCACGGAGGCGGGCCGGTGCACGCTCTCCCCGCTTTTCTGGACGCACGTGAACCCGTACGGACGGTTCGAGCTGAACATGAACCGGCGCCTCGACCTGGCTCTGACCGCCCGGACTGTGCCGGGTACGCGCACCCCCAGGCGATGA
- a CDS encoding VOC family protein, with translation MSHEDTSASTFRYSAVTFDCPDPAELAHFYGKAVGLPVVLSTEDFILLGREGAAGLGFNRLTDYRRPTWPDPSQEKQAHIELGVDDLDAAQARLLALGAVKPEFQPDPDRWRVLLDPAGHPFCISTLV, from the coding sequence ATGAGCCATGAAGACACGTCAGCATCCACGTTCCGCTACTCGGCTGTCACCTTCGACTGCCCTGACCCCGCTGAGCTGGCCCACTTCTACGGAAAGGCCGTCGGCCTGCCTGTGGTCCTCTCCACCGAGGATTTCATCCTGCTCGGCCGAGAGGGAGCTGCAGGACTGGGATTCAACCGGCTCACCGACTACCGCCGCCCCACTTGGCCGGATCCCTCCCAGGAGAAGCAGGCCCATATAGAACTAGGCGTCGACGACTTGGACGCCGCTCAGGCTCGCCTGCTCGCTCTGGGAGCCGTCAAGCCCGAATTCCAGCCGGACCCCGACCGGTGGCGGGTCCTGCTGGATCCCGCAGGCCACCCGTTCTGCATCTCCACCCTGGTCTGA
- the istB gene encoding IS21-like element helper ATPase IstB: MSQLTGNRIRTTAGKLGLPHLAETINEFTRRADEAKMGYLDFLDLVLSEELAVRDDRRFRQGLRTSKLPHHKTLDEYDFSFQPDLDPRKVKDLATLSFVEAKANAALLGPPGVGKTHIAVALAVAACRAGYSIYFTTLDDMVRHLKTAEAAGRLVNKLGTYLRPSVLVVDEVGYQPLERAEANLVFQVISKRYEKGSVILTSNKTFSEWGQVFGDEVLATAILDRLLYHCEVVSINGNSYRLKNRLQAIERDTDVA; the protein is encoded by the coding sequence TTGAGCCAGCTGACCGGCAACCGCATCCGCACCACGGCCGGCAAGCTCGGCCTGCCCCATCTCGCGGAGACAATCAACGAGTTCACCCGCCGGGCCGACGAGGCGAAGATGGGTTACCTCGACTTCCTCGACCTGGTCCTCTCCGAGGAACTCGCGGTCCGCGACGACCGTCGCTTCCGCCAAGGGCTGCGGACCTCGAAGCTGCCGCACCACAAGACGCTCGATGAGTACGACTTCTCCTTCCAGCCCGACCTCGACCCCCGCAAGGTCAAAGACCTCGCCACCCTCTCGTTCGTCGAGGCCAAGGCCAACGCGGCCCTGCTGGGCCCGCCGGGAGTCGGCAAGACGCACATCGCCGTCGCCCTGGCCGTCGCGGCCTGCCGGGCCGGCTACTCGATCTACTTCACGACCCTCGACGACATGGTCCGTCACCTCAAGACCGCCGAGGCCGCCGGACGGCTGGTCAACAAGCTCGGCACCTACCTGCGGCCCAGCGTCCTCGTGGTCGACGAAGTCGGCTACCAACCCCTCGAACGCGCGGAAGCGAACCTGGTCTTCCAGGTGATCTCCAAGCGCTACGAGAAGGGCTCGGTCATCCTGACCTCGAACAAGACCTTCAGCGAGTGGGGTCAGGTCTTCGGCGACGAGGTCCTCGCCACCGCCATCCTCGACCGCCTCCTCTACCACTGCGAAGTCGTCTCTATCAACGGCAACAGCTACCGGCTCAAGAACCGGCTCCAGGCCATCGAGCGGGACACAGACGTGGCCTGA